The following proteins are co-located in the Procambarus clarkii isolate CNS0578487 chromosome 16, FALCON_Pclarkii_2.0, whole genome shotgun sequence genome:
- the LOC123760056 gene encoding uncharacterized protein, giving the protein MMKTSLELVALITAAVQVCSTEIVAPAACSLHLQTDETPATVAFRLGDEYSINFIISGSGVDFMINKTENVLRTTSVSQNKTIYEAPIYKSCSGECTYLNFSANTKVLTTEIWCKEWKLDIPILSGHKSDENITLTWQHVTGEAELCEGYEQYDPKECRFKESVFNTVRAIIICVSSVVVMAMVCTGLYLGNHKFGWRVRLQRRTTWRLTRHSLLTLRFSSSTTHTTEDRSANTNTVMQENLAMNIQGDRVVNRNARDMPANTEAAPLRFGKDWSISGEAADHSCEISLSTGPCEILTAQSHASSSDCESRLPSKVKSKTRREGLLHQEQRTLSKSRSSPNGNKLRRKSRSRSEDRSTHKDRSLKKAKFNRDEESHGKGTSNRNDKPLHETISADLKPPALLPKECSHNQHTQSQVVDRPQDMYSSSSCNIIEENDIYIPFQTVKQVEAQGDNTYENLWSRESYYINKGDS; this is encoded by the exons ATGATGAAGACGTCACTGGAGCTTGTTGCTCTGATTACTGCTGCGGTTCAGGTTTGCTCAACAG AGATTGTTGCACCAGCGGCGTGTTCCCTCCATCTGCAGACTGACGAAACACCAGCCACAGTCGCCTTCCGCCTTGGTGATGAATACTCCATCAACTTTATTATCAGCGGCTCTGGTGTGGACTTCATGATAAACAAAACCGAGAATGTTCTCCGGACCACTTCTGTGTCTCAAAACAAAACAATTTATGAGGCACCGATTTATAAAAGTTGTTCAGGAGAATGTACATATCTGAACTTCTCGGCCAATACAAAAGTCTTAACAACTGAAATATGGTGTAAAGAATGGAAGCTTGATATTCCTATTTTGTCCGGGCATAAATCGGACGAAAACATAACTTTGACATGGCAACACGTGACGGGAGAAGCGGAGCTGTGTGAAGGGTACGAACAATATGATCCAAAGGAATGCCGGTTTAAAGAATCAGTATTTAACACCGTCAGAGCCATAATTATATGCGTCAGTTCGGTAGTGGTGATGGCGATGGTATGCACCGGACTGTATCTGGGGAACCACAAGTTCGGCTGGCGTGTTAGGCTGCAACGAAGGACCACTTGGAGACTAACCAGGCACAGCCTCCTGACGCTGCGGTTCTCTTCTTCCACTACCCACACCACCGAGGACAGGTCCGCCAACACGAACACTGTAATGCAAGAGAACCTCGCGATGAACATACAAGGCGACAGAGTGGTCAATAGGAATGCTCGGGATATGCCAGCCAATACAGAGGCGGCGCCTCTCAGATTCGGTAAAGACTGGTCCATCAGTGGAGAGGCTGCAGACCACTCTTGTGAAATCAGCTTGTCAACAGGACCTTGCGAAATCCTTACAGCACAAAGCCATGCTAGTAGTTCAGATTGTGAGAGCAGATTACCAAGCAAGGTCAAAAGCAAGACACGCCGAGAAGGATTGCTGCATCAGGAACAAAGAACTCTCTCAAAAAGCAGGTCGTCACCCAATGGAAACAAGCTAAGGAGAAAAAGCAGGTCACGTTCTGAGGATAGGTCAACCCATAAAGACAGATCACTTAAGAAAGCAAAGTTTAACAGAGATGAAGAATCGCACGGCAAAGGAACGTCAAACCGAAACGACAAACCACTACATGAAACAATTTCAGCAGATTTGAAGCCCCCAGCCCTGCTGCCCAAGGAATGTAGCCACAACCAACACACTCAGAGTCAAGTGGTTGATCGACCCCAGGACATGTATTCATCCTCTTCCTGTAACATCATCGAGGAAAATGACATATATATACCCTTCCAGACAGTGAAGCAGGTAGAGGCACAGGGAGACAACACGTATGAAAACCTTTGGTCAAGAGAaagttattatataaataaaggtGATTCGTGA
- the LOC123760057 gene encoding uncharacterized protein isoform X2, which produces MCVMRKTSVVLVVLMLSVINDAEQARRTSLVSPCSISPLGLTCNYSNKVQEKEVNLDDWGSGVETVFFHNAQQLTLKGAACKNLRLYNSTVNFINHQNDCPPRNVLLQYSDVNRIPGRILELSIFHSKLQQLDALRDLNYAFITNTKIDVAAMEFVGDAYITIVDSEIASMKSVVVGAEASVTLSGSNIAIHDQEKIEVEAQGELTLERTILITDNPQAITVLPGGKLIVISPPSKLNLFDFSKIEKPLNDRPAQTNPKQDIIRNKADLLSLFTDPAPSFAPVSIKCTICVLILCCITTVGALL; this is translated from the exons ATGTGTGTAATGAGGAAGACatcagtggtactggtggtgttgatgttatCTGTCATCAACGATGCTGAACAAGCCCGAAGAACAAGCCTAGTGTCCCCGTGCTCCATCAGCCCGCTCGGCCTAACCTGCAACTACAGCAATAAAGTTCAA GAGAAGGAGGTGAACCTGGATGACTGGGGAAGTGGAGTTGAGACTGTGTTCTTCCATAACGCACAGCAACTCACGCTGAAGGGAGCCGCCTGCAAGAATCTCCGGCTCTACAATAGCACCGTCAACTTCATTAATCACCAGAACGACTGCCCTCCCAGGAACGTCCTGCTTCAATACTCTGACGTCAATAGGATTCCTGGGAGAATCTTGGAACTTAGCATTTTCCATTCTAAGTTACAACAATTGGACGCTCTCCGTGATCTAAATTACGCTTTCATAACCAACACCAAAATTGACGTGGCTGCCATGGAGTTCGTCGGTGACGCATATATCACAATCGTCGACTCTGAAATAGCGTCGATGAAGAGTGTGGTGGTCGGGGCCGAGGCCTCCGTCACCCTCTCTGGTAGCAATATTGCCATCCACGATCAAGAAAAAATAGAAGTTGAGGCTCAGGGAGAGTTGACGCTGGAAAGAACTATTCTAATTACTGACAACCCACAAGCTATCACTGTACTGCCAGGTGGAAAGCTCATCGTAATATCACCTCCGAGCAAGCTAAATTTATTTGATTTTAGCAAGATTGAAAAGCCATTGAATGATAGACCAGCTCAAACGAATCCAAAACAGGATATCATTCGTAATAAAGCTGACTTGCTTAGTTTATTTACGGATCCTGCACCATCCTTTGCTCCAGTATCTATTAAATGTACCATTTGTGTGTTAATACTTTGCTGTATCACTACTGTGGGGGCCTTACTGTGA